In Stomoxys calcitrans chromosome 2, idStoCalc2.1, whole genome shotgun sequence, the following proteins share a genomic window:
- the LOC106081020 gene encoding uncharacterized protein LOC106081020, translating to MDKKPPLSSFCFCTSTRNGSIISGLLAIILSIITIVIIFTTRVAFKTIFLDLDTNIVKIILVINLAMTILISTLMIVGVLKRNHYIMMPWVVMGIMIAIGLLVSVIYTAVVFFIDGYVHSGVLWLVFGLICCVILTYFWCVVYSEFTVLSQENERGRYNKQPYRR from the exons atggacaaaaaaccTCCGTTGAGTTCCTTCTGCTTCTGCACATCCACCCGCAATGGTTCAATTATCTCTGGCTTGTTGGCCATCATATTGTCCATCATAACAATAGTCATCATTTTTACTACGCGCGTTGCATTTAAGACCATAtttttagatttggatacaaatattgtcaaaataatATTGGTCATTAATCTTGCCATGACTATTTTGATCTCAACTCTGATGATAGTGGGTGTTCTTAAG CGTAACCATTATATAATGATGCCTTGGGTGGTAATGGGCATTATGATAGCCATTGGTCTACTGGTATCGGTCATCTATACCGCTGTGGTCTTCTTCATCGATGGTTATGTACACTCTGGTGTTCTATGGCTGGTATTTGGCTTGATTTGTTGTG TCATTTTAACCTACTTCTGGTGTGTGGTCTACAGCGAATTCACTGTACTATCTCAAGAAAACGAAAGAGGGCGCTACAATAAACAGCCATATAGACGATAA